The Rhipicephalus sanguineus isolate Rsan-2018 chromosome 7, BIME_Rsan_1.4, whole genome shotgun sequence genome includes a window with the following:
- the LOC119400050 gene encoding LOW QUALITY PROTEIN: sodium/calcium exchanger 3-like (The sequence of the model RefSeq protein was modified relative to this genomic sequence to represent the inferred CDS: inserted 1 base in 1 codon) yields the protein MDSGANYTCSDGLLLPFLDESSWSRGGRSFVYLLGLIYCFLGVAIIADVFMCAIERITSKTRRLTLSAQVPGGQPDIIEVKVWNETVANLTLMALGSSAPXILLAIIEIVGSGFVAGDLGPGTIVGSAAFNLLVITAVCVVSIPANEIRTIRMIKVFGITAFFSVFAYLWLLIVLMGSSPEIIELWEAILTLLFFPLLVFLAYAADTGIFWPGARKRSAQKQLELQTTADIAKHTNNAVAPATPGGGPARREFFPNGELNRENLLDFIREIRKHPGLTDEDAACLAAAKLAEQQHHTRMWYRVGAIRDLTGGRRTRPSINEKLQHKLDQEVREMFALAAQDESDAKTADEVEQGKLLKPVPEPENKNVATIEFNASSCAVLEKAGKVDVLIRRKGKLDCPATCRVETIDGTALAGEDYMELRQMVMFQPGETQRRVTVQIVDDNQWEPDETFFLRLSLPASAAGDGAEVALGRKSVMEITIIDDDQPGIFEFRRRGLLVRESVGTAQVAVVRTKGADGTAYVHWRTRSQTAKDGEDFHGGEGKLVFEHGETLKNIDIPIVDDFEAEKDEHFEVELFDASPGSGLGHLTKTTVTITSDEEFNTIVNRLMLMTNTNVDKLRLHSANWVGQIKDAMNVNGGDIENAETVDYVMHFITFGWKVIFSLVPPTGFMGGWLTFFVSLGAIGLLTAIIGDLAGIFGCLVGLEDTVTAITFVALGTSLPDLFASKGAARSEKYADNAVGNVTGSNSVNVFLGLGLPWVLSAAYWQIKGGVFKVPSGSLGFSVGIYCAVSITCISLLMLRRKLAFFGKAELGGPRPAAIASAVFMVFLWVLYIVLSALKTYKHI from the exons ATGGACTCCGGCGCCAACTACACGTGCAGCGACGGGCTACTGCTGCCCTTCCTGGACGAGTCCAGCTGGTCGCGGGGTGGCCGCTCCTTCGTCTACCTGCTGGGTTTAATCTACTGCTTCCTGGGCGTGGCCATCATCGCGGACGTGTTCATGTGCGCCATCGAGCGCATCACTTCCAAGACGCGACGcctgaccctttcggcccaggtgCCCGGCGGCCAGCCGGACATCATAGAGGTCAAGGTGTGGAACGAGACCGTGGCCAACTTGACCCTCATGGCGCTCGGGTCGAGCGCGC AGATACTGCTGGCCATCATCGAGATCGTGGGCAGCGG ATTCGTAGCGGGCGACCTGGGACCCGGAACTATCGTCGGTTCGGCAGCCTTCAACTTGCTCGTCATCACCGCCGTCTGCGTGGTGTCGATTCCCGCCAACGAAATCCGCACCATACGTATGATCAAG GTGTTCGGCATCACGGCGTTCTTCAGCGTGTTCGCGTACCTGTGGCTCCTGATCGTGCTGATGGGATCGAGTCCCGAAATCATCGAGCTCTGGGAAGCCATCTTGACGCTTCTATTCTTCCCGCTGCTG GTCTTCCTGGCATACGCGGCGGACACGGGTATCTTCTGGCCTGGGGCTCGGAAGCGAAGCGCCCAGAAGCAGCTCGAGCTGCAGACCACGGCCGACATCGCCAAGCACACGAACAACGCCGTCGCGCCGGCGACACCTGGCGGAGGACCTGCGCGCCGGGAGTTCTTCCCCAACGGCGAGCTCAACAGAGAGAACCTTCTAGACTTCATACGG GAGATCCGCAAGCACCCGGGGCTGACGGACGAGGACGCCGCGTGCCTGGCGGCGGCCAAGCTGGCCGAACAGCAGCACCACACGCGCATGTGGTACCGGGTCGGCGCCATCCGGGACCTGACCGGAGGCCGCCGCACCAGGCCCAGCATCAACGAAAAGCTGCAGCAC AAACTGGACCAGGAGGTGCGGGAAATGTTCGCACTAGCCGCACAAGATGAGTCCGACGCAAAG ACTGCCGACGAAGTGGAGCAGGGCAAACTGCTGAAGCCCGTGCCCGAACCTGAGAACAAGAACGTGGCCACCATCGAGTTCAACGCGAGCTCGTGCGCAGTGCTCGAGAAGGCCGGCAAAGTGGACGTGCTCATACGGCGCAAGGGAAAGCTCGACTGCCCGGCCACTTGCAG GGTCGAGACCATCGACGGCACGGCGTTGGCGGGCGAGGACTACATGGAGCTGCGACAGATGGTGATGTTCCAGCCGGGCGAGACTCAGCGCCGCGTCACGGTGCAGATCGTGGACGACAACCAGTGGGAGCCCGACGAGACGTTCTTCCTGCGCTTGTCGCTGCCCGCCAGTGCCGCCGGCGACGGAGCCGAGGTCGCCCTGGGTCGGAAGTCCGTCATGGAGATCACCATCATCGACGACGACC AGCCCGGCATCTTCGAGTTCCGGCGCCGAGGTCTGCTGGTGCGCGAGAGTGTGGGCACAGCCCAGGTTGCCGTGGTGCGCACAAAGGGCGCCGACGGCACGGCGTACGTGCACTGGCGCACGCGCAGCCAGACAGCCAAGGACGGCGAGGACTTCCACGGTGGCGAGGGCAAGTTGGTGttcgagcacggcgagacgcTCAAGAACATCGACATCCCCATCGTGGACGACTTCGAGGCTGAAAAGGACGAGCACTTCGAGGTCGAGCTGTTCGACGCCTCGCCCGGGTCCGGACTGGGACACCTCACCAAGACCACCGTCACCATTACCAGTGATGAAG AGTTCAACACCATCGTCAACAGGCTGATGCTGATGACCAACACGAACGTGGACAAACTGAGACTGCACTCTGCCAACTGGGTGGGTCAGATCAAGGACGCCATGAACGTCAACGGCGGCGACATCGAGAACGCCGAGACTGTCGATTACGTCATGCACTTCATCACATTCGGATGGAAG GTTATATTCTCTCTGGTGCCGCCCACGGGTTTCATGGGCGGCTGGCTGACCTTCTTCGTGTCGTTGGGGGCCATCGGTCTTCTGACGGCAATCATCGGTGACCTGGCCGGCATCTTCGGCTGTCTCGTGGGTCTGGAGGACACGGTGACGGCCATCACGTTCGTCGCCCTGGGCACTTCCCTGCCCGACCTGTTCGCCTCCAAGGGCGCCGCCCGGTCGGAGAAGTACGCCGACAACGCCGTCGGAAACGTGACCGGGAGTAACTCCGTCAACGTGTTCCTCGGTCTTGGACTGCCGTGGGTCCTCTCGGCTGCCTACTGGCAGATCAAG GGAGGTGTTTTCAAGGTTCCCTCCGGTTCTCTGGGCTTCAGCGTGGGCATCTACTGCGCCGTCTCGATAACCTGCATCTCGCTGCTCATGCTGCGAAGGAAGCTCGCCTTCTTCGGCAAGGCCGAGCTGGGTGGTCCCCGGCCAGCGGCCATCGCCAGCGCCGTCTTCATGGTCTTCCTCTGGGTCCTCTACATCGTCCTATCGGCTCTGAAAACGTACAAACACATCTGA